One window of the Colias croceus chromosome 5, ilColCroc2.1 genome contains the following:
- the LOC123691717 gene encoding glycine receptor subunit alpha-1 isoform X2, producing MFKCIWKTTLFFLIWLCNDVASKRNHTLKPRVVLPETYVKEMRPPSRKGTPVTVEFSIYVVDVNSINVEDMDFRVDMFIRQTWLESRLQLPDDIFEEGDDHVTLPPEFFDNLWHPDPYFLNSKVTEIAELTHKFSSVTLYRNQTVRYAARMHAIIACQMEFQLYPMDIQSCPIYIESFSYSNQKVRFKWSEAGVTINPELKLLQYHIGEPLRLEETNGLMIDKEGNFSRLVVYFRFERQIGHHLIQTFAPSSLVVMLSWFSFWLDLDAVPGRVTLLVTCMLTLVTMFTGLRADIPPVAYVKALDLWMAGCMMFVFSALGEFVVVKVLDKQYQMNKSKAQENMPRIIPVRINGEKGSCGTVAAWEGSGVRCRKVDLTSPASPQGATPTVHSPAAPTHLVGVERRQSILQVAWLDADTGQERVLWREIDKLSRVVFPALFLLFVTMYWPVLLLKTKSSSY from the exons GCTGTGCAATGACGTGGCATCCAAAAGGAACCATACACTGAAACCACGAGTGGTGTTACCAGAGACTTATGTTAAAG aaatgAGGCCTCCATCTCGAAAAGGCACACCAGTGACGGTGGAGTTCAGTATATATGTGGTTGATGTTAATTCCATTAATGTGGAAGATATGGATTTTAG AGTGGACATGTTTATCAGACAGACTTGGTTAGAGAGCAGACTGCAGCTCCCTGATGACATCTTCGAGGAGGGTGACGACCACGTGACGTTACCGCCCGAGTTCTTCGACAATCTGTGGCACCCAGACCCTTACTTCCTTAACTCCAAAGTGACag AGATTGCAGAGCTGACCCACAAGTTTTCATCAGTGACTCTCTACAGGAACCAAACGGTGCGATACGCAGCTCGAATGCACGCTATCATCGCTTGCCAGATGGAATTTCAACTCTACCCCATGGACATACAGTCATGTCCTATTTATATAGAAAGCT TTTCATATAGCAATCAAAAGGTGCGATTCAAATGGAGCGAAGCAGGGGTCACTATTAACCCGGAACTCAAACTGCTGCAGTACCACATCGGGGAACCGCTGAGGCTTGAAGAGACTAATGGATTGATGATTGATAAAGAGG GAAATTTCTCAAGACTAGTAGTGTACTTCAGGTTCGAGCGGCAAATCGGTCACCATCTCATCCAGACCTTCGCGCCTTCGTCTCTTGTCGTCATGCTCTCTTGGTTCAGCTTTTGGCTGGATCTAGATGCTGTGCCAGGTCGAGTGACCTTGCTGGTTACTTGTATGTTGACGCTCGTCACCATGTTCACGGGGTTGAGAGCGGATATACCACCAGTCGCGTATGTTAAG GCACTTGACCTCTGGATGGCTGGGTGTATGATGTTCGTATTCTCCGCGCTCGGAGAGTTTGTGGTGGTCAAAGTTCTAGATAAGCAGTACCAGATGAATAAATCAAAAGCACAAGAAAACATGCCCAGAATCATACCTGTG CGCATCAACGGTGAGAAAGGTTCATGTGGAACCGTAGCAGCTTGGGAGGGTTCAGGCGTTAGGTGTCGAAAGGTTGACTTGACGTCCCCCGCCTCTCCGCAAGGCGCAACCCCCACCGTCCACTCGCCCGCTGCGCCCACTCATCTAGTTGGAGTGGAACGACGGCAGAGTATATTACAA GTCGCTTGGTTAGATGCAGACACTGGTCAAGAAAGGGTGCTATGGCGCGAAATAGACAAGCTGTCACGAGTGGTGTTTCCCGCCTTATTTCTTCTGTTCGTCACCATGTACTGGCCAGTACTTCTACTGAAAACTAAAAGCTCTTCGTACTGA
- the LOC123691717 gene encoding glycine receptor subunit alpha-1 isoform X1, producing MFKCIWKTTLFFLIWLCNDVASKRNHTLKPRVVLPETYVKEMRPPSRKGTPVTVEFSIYVVDVNSINVEDMDFRVDMFIRQTWLESRLQLPDDIFEEGDDHVTLPPEFFDNLWHPDPYFLNSKVTGGDCHFCHQSAEIAELTHKFSSVTLYRNQTVRYAARMHAIIACQMEFQLYPMDIQSCPIYIESFSYSNQKVRFKWSEAGVTINPELKLLQYHIGEPLRLEETNGLMIDKEGNFSRLVVYFRFERQIGHHLIQTFAPSSLVVMLSWFSFWLDLDAVPGRVTLLVTCMLTLVTMFTGLRADIPPVAYVKALDLWMAGCMMFVFSALGEFVVVKVLDKQYQMNKSKAQENMPRIIPVRINGEKGSCGTVAAWEGSGVRCRKVDLTSPASPQGATPTVHSPAAPTHLVGVERRQSILQVAWLDADTGQERVLWREIDKLSRVVFPALFLLFVTMYWPVLLLKTKSSSY from the exons GCTGTGCAATGACGTGGCATCCAAAAGGAACCATACACTGAAACCACGAGTGGTGTTACCAGAGACTTATGTTAAAG aaatgAGGCCTCCATCTCGAAAAGGCACACCAGTGACGGTGGAGTTCAGTATATATGTGGTTGATGTTAATTCCATTAATGTGGAAGATATGGATTTTAG AGTGGACATGTTTATCAGACAGACTTGGTTAGAGAGCAGACTGCAGCTCCCTGATGACATCTTCGAGGAGGGTGACGACCACGTGACGTTACCGCCCGAGTTCTTCGACAATCTGTGGCACCCAGACCCTTACTTCCTTAACTCCAAAGTGACag GAGGGGACTGTCACTTTTGTCATCAGTCAGCTG AGATTGCAGAGCTGACCCACAAGTTTTCATCAGTGACTCTCTACAGGAACCAAACGGTGCGATACGCAGCTCGAATGCACGCTATCATCGCTTGCCAGATGGAATTTCAACTCTACCCCATGGACATACAGTCATGTCCTATTTATATAGAAAGCT TTTCATATAGCAATCAAAAGGTGCGATTCAAATGGAGCGAAGCAGGGGTCACTATTAACCCGGAACTCAAACTGCTGCAGTACCACATCGGGGAACCGCTGAGGCTTGAAGAGACTAATGGATTGATGATTGATAAAGAGG GAAATTTCTCAAGACTAGTAGTGTACTTCAGGTTCGAGCGGCAAATCGGTCACCATCTCATCCAGACCTTCGCGCCTTCGTCTCTTGTCGTCATGCTCTCTTGGTTCAGCTTTTGGCTGGATCTAGATGCTGTGCCAGGTCGAGTGACCTTGCTGGTTACTTGTATGTTGACGCTCGTCACCATGTTCACGGGGTTGAGAGCGGATATACCACCAGTCGCGTATGTTAAG GCACTTGACCTCTGGATGGCTGGGTGTATGATGTTCGTATTCTCCGCGCTCGGAGAGTTTGTGGTGGTCAAAGTTCTAGATAAGCAGTACCAGATGAATAAATCAAAAGCACAAGAAAACATGCCCAGAATCATACCTGTG CGCATCAACGGTGAGAAAGGTTCATGTGGAACCGTAGCAGCTTGGGAGGGTTCAGGCGTTAGGTGTCGAAAGGTTGACTTGACGTCCCCCGCCTCTCCGCAAGGCGCAACCCCCACCGTCCACTCGCCCGCTGCGCCCACTCATCTAGTTGGAGTGGAACGACGGCAGAGTATATTACAA GTCGCTTGGTTAGATGCAGACACTGGTCAAGAAAGGGTGCTATGGCGCGAAATAGACAAGCTGTCACGAGTGGTGTTTCCCGCCTTATTTCTTCTGTTCGTCACCATGTACTGGCCAGTACTTCTACTGAAAACTAAAAGCTCTTCGTACTGA